The genomic segment CGAGGACATCGAGCGCAACACCACGCTGATGCACCAGCAGATCACCGTGCCGGTCCTCGCACTGGGCGGCGAAGTCGGTTCCGCCCCCGACCTCTACGAGAGCATGAAGCCGCTGGCCGCGGACGTCCGCGGCGGCGTCATCGCCGGCAGCGGCCACTACATCCCCGAGGAGAAGCCGGCCGAACTCGTCGCCGAGATCGCCCGCTTCTCCGCCGACCTGCCCGCCTGACAGGAGGAAACCACCGTGGCCGGACCGAGTCCGTTCGTCACCCCCGTCGTCGTGCACGGCGGCGTCGCCTACTTGAGCGGGCAACTTCCCCGTCGTGACGGCACCCTCGCTTCCCCCGGCAAGGTCGGCGCCGAGGTCGACCTGCCCACGGCCCGGGAGGCGGCGGGGCTGTGCGCGAAAGCCCTGCTGCGGGCGTTGGAGGACACGCCGGGCCTGCGCGTCGAACGCATCCTCAAGATCACCGGATTCGTCGCGTCGGCCCCGGACTTCACC from the Amycolatopsis magusensis genome contains:
- a CDS encoding RidA family protein; amino-acid sequence: MAGPSPFVTPVVVHGGVAYLSGQLPRRDGTLASPGKVGAEVDLPTAREAAGLCAKALLRALEDTPGLRVERILKITGFVASAPDFTAQGAVLDGASEVLLQALGDNGRPARSAVGVAQLPHGACVEVELVAAVTAAESPGS